The following are encoded together in the Dickeya lacustris genome:
- a CDS encoding aldo/keto reductase: MQKIDASVSGQFKIGGDMAINRLGYGAMRITGPGFYGEPEDRDEALRVLKRAPELGINFIDTADCYGPFVSEELIAEALYPYKSDLIVATKGGLVRPGLTEGQWPIIGDPAYLGQAVRMSIRRLKVERIDLWQLHRVDPKVPEAEQFGFIKDMIDQGFIRHAGLSQVTVAQIKEAQKYFPVATVQNMYNLVTRDDEDVLDYCEENNIGFIPWFPLASGELAKPGGVVDTIAKAKGVTPSQIALAWMLKRSPVMLPIPGTSKVAHLEENVAGASVVLSDEEFALLDAASPRP; this comes from the coding sequence ATGCAAAAAATTGATGCGAGTGTTTCCGGTCAGTTCAAGATCGGCGGGGATATGGCCATAAACCGATTGGGTTATGGCGCAATGCGTATTACCGGGCCGGGTTTTTATGGTGAGCCAGAAGATCGTGATGAAGCGCTGCGTGTGCTTAAACGTGCGCCAGAACTGGGTATTAACTTTATTGATACCGCCGATTGTTATGGCCCGTTTGTCAGCGAAGAGTTGATTGCCGAAGCGCTTTATCCCTACAAATCAGATCTGATTGTTGCGACCAAAGGCGGCCTTGTCCGTCCGGGGCTGACGGAAGGGCAGTGGCCGATTATTGGCGATCCCGCCTATCTTGGTCAGGCCGTTCGCATGAGTATACGTCGCTTGAAGGTTGAACGTATCGACTTGTGGCAGTTGCATCGGGTTGACCCAAAAGTCCCGGAAGCAGAACAGTTTGGTTTTATTAAGGATATGATTGATCAGGGTTTTATTCGCCATGCCGGTTTAAGCCAGGTAACGGTCGCGCAAATTAAAGAAGCGCAGAAATACTTCCCGGTCGCAACAGTTCAAAATATGTACAACCTGGTCACTCGGGATGATGAGGATGTGCTGGATTATTGTGAAGAAAATAACATTGGTTTCATTCCGTGGTTTCCACTCGCTTCAGGTGAGCTTGCCAAACCGGGGGGCGTTGTCGATACGATAGCCAAAGCGAAAGGAGTGACGCCAAGCCAAATCGCACTGGCATGGATGCTTAAACGCAGCCCGGTCATGCTGCCCATTCCCGGTACAAGCAAAGTTGCCCATCTTGAAGAGAATGTCGCTGGCGCGAGTGTTGTGTTGAGCGATGAGGAGTTTGCATTGCTTGACGCAGCCTCACCACGCCCTTAA
- a CDS encoding SDR family NAD(P)-dependent oxidoreductase, translated as MKTFLSIGTGPGIGLATAERFSTEGFNTVLSARHPERLEQYVQKCQKAGRVSTAMGVDAADPERVQQLLTTVFQQYGAIDVLHYNAASLRQATITEQPADTFLSDISVNIVGAMVAIQTVLPLMLAQGQGTILLTGGKFGVMPAPEYISLSVGKAGIRSLAMGLFDDLKKQGIHIGTVTASALTGADSAWSHGVAQAFWQLYSMPYDDWVAEIAYP; from the coding sequence ATGAAAACATTCTTGAGTATTGGTACGGGGCCAGGCATTGGCCTTGCCACTGCCGAACGTTTTTCTACCGAAGGTTTTAATACCGTACTCAGCGCTCGTCATCCTGAACGGCTAGAACAGTACGTGCAAAAATGTCAAAAAGCGGGACGAGTCAGTACGGCGATGGGGGTGGATGCCGCCGATCCCGAACGTGTTCAACAATTGCTCACAACAGTGTTCCAACAGTACGGCGCTATCGACGTTCTGCACTACAACGCTGCATCATTGCGGCAAGCAACCATCACAGAGCAGCCCGCTGACACGTTTCTATCGGATATCTCGGTCAACATTGTGGGTGCAATGGTTGCCATTCAGACGGTTCTCCCCTTGATGCTGGCTCAAGGACAAGGAACGATACTGCTGACCGGCGGCAAATTTGGCGTGATGCCTGCGCCTGAATATATTTCTCTCAGCGTCGGTAAAGCCGGGATCAGATCACTTGCCATGGGATTATTTGACGATTTAAAAAAACAAGGAATACACATTGGTACGGTCACAGCATCAGCCTTAACCGGTGCTGATTCAGCCTGGAGCCATGGTGTTGCGCAAGCATTTTGGCAACTTTACTCTATGCCTTATGATGACTGGGTGGCTGAAATTGCATACCCTTAA
- a CDS encoding TetR/AcrR family transcriptional regulator, translated as MGLRERKKDQTRRQILEAALVLIGRQGFEDTTINQIAAAVDISPRTVLRYFPTKEDVIVSWVEDGMAIFLSCLDNRPTGEPAHLSLLACARELLKLYQERADFYLTIERVIASSSGISARKHEMSAALSEKVSQILSARAAFSETAPLAAELYPTVVFSMLRVVIHAWVAMDGQKQLLELFDETAKLIRFQS; from the coding sequence ATGGGTTTAAGAGAAAGAAAGAAAGATCAAACGCGTCGTCAGATATTGGAAGCGGCACTGGTATTGATTGGTCGCCAGGGTTTCGAAGACACCACCATTAATCAAATTGCAGCCGCCGTCGATATTTCGCCAAGAACGGTTTTACGCTACTTTCCAACAAAAGAAGACGTGATCGTTAGCTGGGTTGAAGACGGTATGGCCATTTTCCTGTCTTGTCTTGATAACCGCCCCACGGGTGAACCGGCTCATTTGAGCCTTCTTGCATGTGCACGTGAACTGCTGAAATTGTATCAGGAACGCGCCGATTTTTATCTCACCATCGAGCGCGTGATTGCGTCATCATCAGGAATCAGCGCCCGTAAGCATGAGATGTCGGCAGCACTGAGTGAAAAAGTGTCTCAGATTCTCTCTGCCCGAGCGGCTTTTTCAGAAACCGCACCACTTGCCGCTGAACTCTATCCGACGGTTGTTTTTTCGATGCTGAGGGTGGTGATCCATGCCTGGGTCGCTATGGATGGGCAAAAGCAGTTACTTGAACTGTTCGATGAGACCGCTAAATTGATTCGCTTTCAGTCATGA
- a CDS encoding LysR family transcriptional regulator yields MLDRFDGIQLFVEVVEAGGFAKAGERLSLTRSAVGKAIARLEERLGVQLFQRTTRTQSLTEDGQQYYERCLRAIDELRAAEAQLDSGRREVSGTLRVSLPVLFGRHCIAPILRRYARLHPRLELELNFNDRYVDLIAEGFDLALRSGTLGNESSLRARRLTGQRKVLCAAPAYLAARETPLDISELTKHALLAYWRKETALPWRLADASGTLVDVPVNSRMRFNDLEVIADAAVEGMGIAWLPDWLVRERLARGELVEIWRDRPSAVMACYAIWPAAHYLPLRCRLAIDALAAELPHSLGSGG; encoded by the coding sequence ATGTTAGACAGATTCGATGGCATACAACTGTTTGTGGAAGTGGTTGAAGCCGGTGGTTTTGCTAAAGCCGGTGAGCGGCTCTCTTTGACCCGCTCTGCGGTAGGAAAAGCGATTGCCCGCCTTGAAGAACGGCTCGGCGTGCAACTTTTTCAACGTACCACCCGAACACAAAGCCTGACTGAAGATGGGCAGCAATATTATGAGCGCTGCCTGCGGGCGATTGATGAGCTGCGGGCGGCTGAAGCGCAGCTCGATTCGGGGCGCAGAGAAGTGTCAGGGACGCTGCGTGTCTCTTTGCCGGTTCTGTTTGGCCGCCACTGCATCGCGCCGATTTTGCGCCGCTATGCGCGTTTGCATCCCCGGCTGGAGCTTGAGCTGAACTTTAACGATCGCTATGTCGATTTGATTGCCGAGGGGTTCGATCTGGCGCTGCGTAGCGGCACGCTTGGCAATGAATCATCGCTACGCGCCCGCAGGCTTACGGGCCAACGTAAGGTACTGTGTGCCGCGCCAGCCTATCTTGCTGCCAGAGAAACACCACTCGATATCAGTGAGTTAACCAAACATGCGCTGCTGGCATACTGGCGCAAAGAGACAGCGCTGCCGTGGCGACTGGCGGATGCGTCAGGCACACTGGTCGATGTGCCCGTCAATTCACGGATGCGGTTTAACGATCTCGAAGTGATTGCCGATGCCGCAGTGGAGGGAATGGGCATCGCCTGGCTACCCGACTGGCTGGTGCGAGAACGATTAGCCCGTGGTGAACTGGTTGAGATCTGGCGCGATCGCCCAAGCGCGGTGATGGCCTGCTATGCGATATGGCCTGCTGCACATTATTTGCCACTACGCTGTCGGCTGGCCATCGATGCGCTCGCCGCCGAACTGCCTCACAGTTTGGGCAGCGGGGGATGA
- a CDS encoding superoxide dismutase → MKLLCLDIPKPGATLEQYEPHMLDEVRHGWSLYKSGLVRDIYFRQDRPGVAIVAECDSVDAARVALAEFPLAKAGLIDWDIIPLGPFTNWEALFARAHA, encoded by the coding sequence ATGAAACTGCTTTGTCTGGATATTCCCAAACCCGGTGCCACGCTGGAACAGTATGAACCACATATGCTCGATGAAGTGCGCCACGGCTGGTCGCTGTATAAAAGCGGTTTGGTGCGTGACATTTATTTCCGTCAGGACCGGCCCGGCGTCGCTATCGTCGCGGAATGCGACTCGGTCGATGCCGCCAGAGTCGCCTTAGCGGAATTCCCTCTCGCGAAGGCGGGCCTGATTGACTGGGACATTATTCCGTTAGGCCCGTTCACCAACTGGGAAGCCTTGTTTGCCAGGGCTCATGCCTGA
- a CDS encoding iron-containing alcohol dehydrogenase codes for MHNFEFYNPTRIIFGAGRVPELATLVPANATVMVLYGGQSAERNGTLAQVREALGARIAHEFGGVEPNPTYETLMRAVDIVRQKKISYLLAVGGGSVIDGTKFVAAAAGYVGEPWQILATVGASVSGALPFGTVLTLPATGSEMNNNAVITRALTKTKAFFASAHVFPAFSILDPEKTYSLPARQLANGVVDAFTHILEQYLTYPVQADVQDYFAEGLLKTLIAIGPKVVSEPADYDSRANLMWAASMALNGLIGCGVPQDWSTHLIGHELTALYGIDHARTLAIILPAMLQVRRQSKREKLLQYAERVWGLNSGADEARIEAAIANTRAFFEQLGVKTHLADYGIGENAIDELVQQLDKHGMQQLGERQEITLDISRQVFTASL; via the coding sequence ATGCATAATTTCGAGTTTTATAACCCTACGCGCATTATCTTTGGCGCAGGCAGGGTGCCCGAGCTGGCCACGCTGGTGCCTGCTAATGCCACTGTGATGGTGCTTTATGGTGGGCAAAGCGCCGAGCGTAACGGCACGCTGGCGCAAGTCAGGGAGGCGCTCGGTGCGCGTATCGCGCATGAGTTCGGCGGCGTTGAACCGAACCCGACCTATGAAACCCTGATGCGTGCCGTCGATATTGTCCGCCAGAAAAAAATCAGCTACTTGCTGGCCGTTGGCGGCGGCTCGGTTATCGATGGCACCAAATTCGTTGCAGCGGCGGCAGGCTATGTCGGGGAGCCCTGGCAGATTCTGGCAACCGTCGGTGCCAGCGTCTCTGGCGCATTGCCGTTCGGCACGGTACTGACGCTGCCTGCCACCGGTTCAGAAATGAATAACAATGCGGTCATCACCCGCGCGCTCACCAAGACGAAAGCGTTTTTTGCCTCTGCCCATGTTTTTCCCGCGTTCTCGATTCTCGACCCGGAGAAAACCTATTCGCTACCGGCAAGACAATTAGCGAACGGTGTGGTGGATGCGTTTACGCATATCCTCGAACAATATCTGACATATCCGGTACAGGCGGATGTACAAGACTATTTTGCTGAAGGCCTGCTCAAAACCCTGATAGCGATTGGCCCGAAAGTGGTCAGTGAACCGGCTGACTATGATTCCCGCGCGAACCTGATGTGGGCGGCGTCAATGGCGCTGAACGGCTTGATTGGTTGCGGTGTGCCGCAAGATTGGTCAACGCACCTGATAGGCCATGAATTGACGGCGCTTTACGGTATTGATCACGCCAGAACGCTGGCGATTATTCTGCCGGCCATGTTGCAGGTGCGTCGTCAGAGCAAGCGTGAGAAGCTGTTGCAGTATGCCGAGCGTGTTTGGGGCCTGAACAGCGGCGCGGATGAGGCGCGTATTGAGGCGGCGATTGCCAATACGCGCGCGTTCTTTGAACAACTTGGCGTCAAAACGCATCTTGCGGATTATGGCATCGGTGAAAATGCCATTGACGAACTGGTTCAGCAGCTCGATAAACACGGTATGCAGCAACTGGGGGAGCGCCAGGAGATTACGCTTGATATCAGCAGGCAAGTCTTTACCGCCAGCCTTTGA
- a CDS encoding LysR family transcriptional regulator translates to MELTQRVRAILSFVQAADAGSFAAAGRAMGISAAAISKNISGLEETLGVRLMNRTTRTLSLTDEGLAFLRQARIALEALDAASDVLAQQRVEISGHVRISTSASFGKEYILPALPGLQTRYPSLSVEIDFDDRVVDFVRDGYDLALRGGQIADSALIARPICRLNMVLVASPDYLQQAGIPQTPQALLQHRLIVRRFLGGKISPWSFHRDDGSIITLDISTPALTLSAPEALTQAACQGLGITQVGVHHAWPHLLSGNLKVLLLGTHQPGNYEMVLQYPHRALIAPRVRATVEYLLGTFAKEKSLHVSLNELAAFSCT, encoded by the coding sequence ATGGAACTGACACAGCGCGTGCGAGCAATCCTCTCTTTTGTGCAGGCGGCCGACGCCGGAAGCTTTGCCGCAGCGGGGCGGGCAATGGGCATCAGTGCCGCTGCCATCAGCAAAAATATCTCGGGTCTGGAAGAGACGCTGGGCGTCAGGTTGATGAACCGAACCACCCGCACCCTCAGTCTGACGGACGAGGGGCTGGCGTTCCTGCGCCAGGCGCGCATCGCGCTCGAAGCGCTGGACGCCGCCTCCGACGTGCTGGCCCAGCAGCGCGTTGAAATCAGCGGCCATGTGCGCATTTCTACCAGCGCCTCCTTCGGCAAAGAGTACATTCTGCCTGCCCTGCCGGGGCTGCAAACACGCTACCCATCCCTGAGCGTCGAGATTGATTTCGATGACCGCGTGGTCGATTTTGTGCGCGATGGTTACGACCTGGCGCTACGGGGCGGCCAAATCGCAGACTCCGCCCTGATAGCCCGTCCGATCTGCCGCCTGAATATGGTGCTGGTTGCCTCACCGGACTATTTGCAACAAGCCGGTATTCCTCAAACGCCTCAGGCGCTTTTGCAACATCGCCTGATAGTGCGGCGTTTTCTAGGCGGGAAGATCTCTCCCTGGAGTTTTCACCGCGACGACGGCAGCATCATCACGCTTGATATCAGCACGCCAGCATTAACGCTGTCTGCACCGGAAGCGCTGACGCAGGCGGCCTGTCAGGGGCTCGGTATCACTCAGGTCGGCGTACATCACGCCTGGCCACACCTGTTATCCGGGAATCTCAAGGTCTTGCTGCTGGGAACGCACCAGCCCGGCAACTACGAAATGGTGCTTCAGTATCCGCATCGGGCGTTGATAGCGCCTCGCGTCAGGGCTACGGTGGAGTACCTGCTTGGCACCTTTGCCAAAGAGAAATCCCTGCATGTTTCACTCAATGAACTCGCGGCATTTAGCTGTACATAG
- a CDS encoding YdgH/BhsA/McbA-like domain containing protein — translation MNIRQFTFSALMLATLSQSAMAADNASPAQHAEKMGSVSATASSLDSLENKLARLTKASGATSYKIIFANGNNDIRGVALTYK, via the coding sequence ATGAATATTCGTCAATTTACTTTTTCTGCCTTAATGCTTGCTACTTTATCCCAAAGCGCAATGGCGGCTGATAATGCCAGCCCTGCACAACACGCAGAGAAAATGGGTTCGGTTTCCGCTACCGCATCATCGCTGGATAGCCTGGAAAATAAACTTGCGCGTTTAACCAAAGCGTCTGGTGCTACAAGCTATAAAATTATTTTCGCCAACGGGAATAATGATATTCGCGGTGTCGCACTGACGTACAAATAA
- a CDS encoding helix-turn-helix domain-containing protein gives MKKEIIDDLITWINSDLTRPLRVKDVARKAGYSQWHFQRMFYHITRQSLGNYIRERRLAQAAHDLACTNERIIDIAMKYGYDSQQSFSRVFVKTYQITPFSYRKQGKAARLSCTNH, from the coding sequence ATGAAAAAAGAAATCATTGATGATTTAATTACATGGATAAATTCTGATTTAACACGCCCACTGCGCGTAAAGGATGTTGCACGTAAAGCGGGGTACTCACAATGGCACTTCCAGCGCATGTTTTATCACATCACCCGGCAAAGTCTGGGGAATTATATTCGTGAGCGCCGCCTGGCTCAGGCCGCTCACGATCTCGCCTGCACGAATGAAAGGATCATTGATATCGCCATGAAATATGGTTATGACTCACAGCAGTCCTTTTCACGGGTGTTTGTCAAAACCTATCAAATAACGCCGTTTAGTTATCGTAAACAAGGTAAAGCCGCGCGGCTATCTTGTACCAATCACTAA
- a CDS encoding SDR family NAD(P)-dependent oxidoreductase: MKTTPSVLITDASSDIGAAYAERFASRGHDLVLVGCDRLRMDALATHLRQKSGVAVDVIPVDLTQPDELAVVEARLREDRRIGVLVNNAGMSIGGHFLEQQPDDIERLVALNTIALVRLARAVSPRFAAAGEGAIINIGSVIGLAPEFGATVYGATKAFVLFLSQGLSLELAPSGVYVQAVLPAATPTEIGQHADANIESSSVARDIGAFVEAALIGFDNREPVTIPPLQEFRQWTAYQYARQAMLPIFAQAHPAIRYRLMHSPIANCVRRAPVLFTQTEDSLILKQ; the protein is encoded by the coding sequence ATGAAAACGACGCCTTCGGTTCTTATCACCGATGCTTCATCTGACATTGGTGCAGCCTATGCCGAGCGTTTTGCCAGCCGTGGTCATGATCTGGTGTTGGTTGGCTGCGATCGTCTACGGATGGATGCCCTGGCAACCCATCTGCGCCAGAAGAGCGGCGTTGCTGTCGATGTTATACCGGTGGATCTCACGCAGCCCGATGAACTTGCCGTGGTCGAGGCGCGGCTGCGTGAAGACCGCCGCATTGGGGTGCTGGTGAATAACGCCGGGATGAGCATTGGTGGGCATTTTCTTGAACAACAGCCTGACGATATTGAACGACTTGTCGCCCTCAATACGATAGCGCTGGTCAGGCTCGCCCGCGCCGTTTCTCCAAGGTTTGCGGCGGCAGGCGAGGGTGCCATTATCAATATTGGCTCCGTGATAGGTTTAGCGCCGGAATTCGGGGCGACGGTTTACGGTGCCACCAAAGCATTCGTACTGTTTCTCTCTCAGGGACTCAGTCTGGAACTGGCTCCCAGTGGGGTCTACGTTCAAGCCGTTCTTCCTGCGGCGACGCCCACGGAGATTGGGCAGCACGCCGATGCCAATATCGAGAGTTCCTCTGTGGCGAGGGACATTGGGGCGTTCGTGGAGGCGGCCTTGATAGGTTTTGATAACCGCGAACCGGTCACGATCCCACCGCTCCAGGAATTCCGGCAATGGACGGCCTATCAATATGCCCGGCAAGCTATGCTGCCGATATTCGCACAGGCACACCCGGCAATTCGATATCGACTGATGCATTCGCCAATAGCAAATTGTGTGCGCCGTGCGCCGGTTTTATTTACGCAGACCGAAGACAGCCTAATATTAAAACAATAA
- a CDS encoding aldo/keto reductase translates to MHYTTFGRNTGLRVSELALGTGNFGTRWGYGSEKEEAKQVFDRYTDAGGNFIDTADAYQFGQSEEFIGEFIAAERDRFVVATKYTLSAMPDAGISRTGNSRKNMISSVESSLKRLKTDRIDILWAHFDDQLTPLEEIVRTFDDLVRAGKIQYAGLSNFPAWRIARADTIAELRGWSRIAGIQVEYSLAQRTAERELLPMAEALGLAATLWSPLGGGLLTGKYRNSNEGRLQGFGGRLVHIERDTTLLDEVIAVSQEHQRQPLHIAIAWLRQKAAHSSTSLIPILGSRTLNQLDDTLAALEVTLTDEQMARLDSASAISLGTPHDQIAGSLPRAQGGDSARIAAPRTPRA, encoded by the coding sequence ATGCACTACACCACGTTTGGTCGTAACACCGGTTTACGCGTATCCGAGCTGGCGCTCGGCACAGGCAACTTTGGTACCCGCTGGGGCTACGGTTCAGAAAAAGAAGAGGCGAAACAGGTATTTGATCGCTATACCGATGCTGGCGGCAACTTTATCGATACGGCTGATGCCTATCAGTTCGGCCAGTCGGAAGAGTTTATCGGCGAGTTCATCGCCGCTGAACGCGATCGCTTTGTCGTCGCAACGAAGTACACCCTAAGCGCGATGCCGGACGCAGGCATCTCTCGAACCGGCAACAGCCGTAAGAACATGATTTCGTCGGTGGAAAGCAGCCTTAAGCGACTGAAAACCGACCGTATTGATATCCTGTGGGCGCATTTTGACGACCAGCTAACCCCGCTGGAAGAGATAGTCCGCACCTTTGACGACCTCGTCCGCGCAGGGAAAATCCAGTATGCCGGGTTATCTAATTTTCCGGCCTGGCGTATCGCCCGCGCCGATACGATAGCAGAGCTGCGGGGCTGGTCGCGCATTGCCGGTATTCAGGTGGAATACAGCCTGGCGCAGCGCACCGCCGAACGAGAACTGCTGCCGATGGCCGAAGCACTGGGGCTGGCGGCAACGCTTTGGTCTCCGCTGGGCGGTGGGCTGTTGACAGGAAAATACCGCAACAGTAATGAAGGCCGTCTGCAAGGATTTGGCGGCAGGCTGGTACACATCGAACGGGATACTACGCTGCTCGATGAAGTCATCGCGGTGTCACAAGAGCACCAGCGGCAGCCGCTACACATTGCCATTGCCTGGCTGCGACAGAAAGCGGCGCATTCCAGCACCAGCCTGATCCCCATTCTGGGCTCGCGTACCCTGAATCAGTTGGATGATACTCTGGCGGCTCTGGAGGTGACGCTCACTGATGAACAGATGGCGCGCCTTGATAGCGCCAGCGCCATCTCGCTCGGCACGCCGCACGATCAAATCGCCGGTAGTCTGCCCCGCGCTCAGGGTGGTGACAGCGCGCGCATCGCCGCGCCACGCACGCCCCGCGCCTGA
- a CDS encoding TetR/AcrR family transcriptional regulator yields the protein MARVSKQQMERNREEIIHVSSQLFRERGLNGVSVNDLMAAAGLTHGGFYGHFASKDELVAIASRKTFEDVNTQWQAISQQPGKNTLSTLLDVYLSARHRDDVKDGCAITALAGDVARESAEKPIREVYLNGVKDMLNRLESLSDKHDDEQRQQQVLTQTALLVGALMLSRATAGDPLSDAFIIAAKTALLNEA from the coding sequence ATGGCCCGTGTATCAAAACAGCAGATGGAGCGAAACCGCGAAGAAATCATCCATGTCTCTTCACAGCTGTTTCGGGAACGCGGCCTGAACGGCGTCAGTGTGAATGACTTGATGGCGGCAGCGGGATTAACCCACGGCGGCTTCTATGGACACTTTGCGTCCAAGGATGAACTGGTGGCAATTGCCAGCCGCAAGACGTTCGAAGACGTCAACACACAATGGCAGGCAATCAGCCAACAGCCGGGGAAAAACACGCTGTCTACGCTACTAGACGTCTACTTGTCTGCCCGACACCGTGATGACGTCAAAGATGGATGCGCCATCACCGCCTTAGCCGGTGACGTGGCCCGGGAAAGTGCAGAAAAACCGATACGTGAAGTGTATCTCAACGGTGTGAAGGACATGCTGAATAGGCTGGAGTCCCTTTCCGACAAACACGATGATGAACAGCGCCAGCAGCAGGTCCTGACGCAAACCGCGCTGTTAGTCGGCGCACTGATGTTATCGCGCGCGACGGCCGGAGATCCGCTGTCGGACGCCTTTATCATCGCCGCCAAAACAGCACTACTGAACGAAGCGTAG
- a CDS encoding FAD:protein FMN transferase — protein MSSDNLSCHHAGACTYATVLMGSPIHLTLPQADPALAQRVFARIAQLEDALTVNREQSEVMAINRAAGQHPVVVSQRLFNLIKRARDVSLLADSAFNVAIGPVVKCWKVGFQGQRVPAAETLSAALALTDPRQIVLNEQASSVFLALTGMELDLGAIAKGYVADVIKQFLYQQHCYHALLNLGGNVQTLGRPRHTMQAGWSIGLQKPFGANGELLGVIQVVDKSVVTSGIYERYFECDGRRYHHIFDPRTGYPLDNELLSVTIISDASIEGDIYTTLLYGMGVEKGLAYLSQHPEIEAIFVTHDQRIILSSQRQYSFTVLDASDALALI, from the coding sequence ATGTCATCGGATAACCTGTCTTGCCACCACGCCGGTGCCTGTACCTATGCCACGGTGCTGATGGGGTCGCCGATTCACTTAACGTTACCGCAAGCAGACCCGGCATTGGCGCAGCGCGTTTTTGCACGCATCGCGCAGCTCGAGGACGCGCTGACGGTGAACCGTGAACAGTCCGAGGTGATGGCGATTAACCGGGCGGCGGGCCAGCACCCGGTGGTGGTGAGCCAACGGCTGTTTAACCTGATAAAACGCGCCCGTGACGTCAGCCTGCTTGCCGACAGCGCCTTTAATGTCGCCATCGGGCCGGTGGTGAAGTGCTGGAAAGTCGGCTTTCAGGGGCAGCGGGTGCCCGCAGCCGAGACGTTAAGCGCGGCGCTGGCGCTGACCGACCCGCGACAGATAGTGCTCAATGAGCAGGCCTCGTCGGTTTTTCTGGCGCTTACGGGGATGGAGCTGGATTTAGGGGCGATAGCGAAGGGGTACGTGGCGGATGTCATCAAACAGTTTTTATACCAGCAGCACTGCTACCATGCCCTGCTTAATCTGGGCGGCAACGTGCAAACCCTTGGCCGCCCTCGCCATACAATGCAGGCCGGTTGGTCGATTGGGCTGCAAAAACCGTTTGGTGCGAACGGTGAACTGCTCGGGGTGATACAGGTTGTGGATAAATCGGTGGTGACGTCCGGCATTTATGAGCGCTATTTCGAGTGCGACGGGCGGCGCTATCACCACATTTTTGACCCGCGAACCGGCTACCCGCTGGATAACGAACTACTCAGCGTCACCATTATTTCCGATGCCTCAATCGAGGGGGATATCTACACCACGCTGCTGTATGGCATGGGTGTGGAAAAAGGGCTGGCTTACCTGTCGCAGCACCCGGAAATAGAGGCGATTTTCGTCACCCACGACCAACGCATTATTCTCTCTTCGCAGCGCCAGTATTCCTTCACGGTGCTGGATGCGAGCGATGCGCTCGCGTTAATTTAA